One Ahaetulla prasina isolate Xishuangbanna chromosome 1, ASM2864084v1, whole genome shotgun sequence DNA window includes the following coding sequences:
- the PTGR2 gene encoding prostaglandin reductase 2 — protein MIIQRVVLHSRPGINGVPVAENFRMEEATVSEKIDEGQVKVRTLYLSVDPYMRCRMNEDAGSDYLQAWKLSEVTDGGGIGCVEESKDVRFAPGDFVTSFTWPWQTKAILDGKQLNKIDPQLVDGHLSYFLGAAGLTGLTSLLGIREKGHVSPGSNQTLVVSGAAGACGSLAGPIGLLEGCSKVVGICGTDEKCKVLVSEMGFDAAINYKKENVAQQLHKFCPDGVDIYFDNVGGEISDTVIRQMNSNSHIILCGQISQYNKDMPYPPPLPPEVEEIRKSRNITRERFLVLNYMEKFSASTLQLCQWIKEGKLKVKETVVEGLENIGAAFVSMMSGGNIGKQIVLVSK, from the exons ATGATCATTCAAAGAGTGGTATTGCATTCACGCCCTG GCATTAATGGAGTGCCGGTTGCAGAAAACTTCCGTATGGAAGAAGCCACCGTCTCAGAAAAAATTGATGAAGGTCAAGTTAAAGTCCGTACACTTTATTTATCTGTGGATCCTTACATG CGGTGTCGTATGAATGAAGATGCTGGGTCTGACTACCTCCAGGCTTGGAAATTGTCTGAAGTTACTGATGGAGGTGGAATTGGTTGCGTGGAAGAAAGCAAAGATGTGCGCTTCGCTCCAGGAGACTTTGTGACATCCTTTACCTGGCCCTGGCAGACCAAAGCCATTTTAGATGGAAAGCAACTGAACAAG ATCGATCCACAACTTGTAGACGGACATCTTTCCTATTTCCTGGGTGCAGCTGGCTTGACTGGGCTGACATCCTTGCTGGGAATCAGAGAAAAAGGACATGTATCTCCAGGCTCTAATCAGACCCTGGTTGTCAGTGGAGCTGCTGGTGCTTGTGGCTCTCTGGCTGGGCCG ATAGGTCTCCTGGAGGGCTGTTCTAAAGTAGTTGGCATTTGTGGCACAGATGAAAAATGCAAAGTTTTGGTCTCTGAAATGGGTTTTGATGCTGCAATCAACTATAAGAAAGAGAATGTGGCACAGCAGCTGCACAAATTTTGCCCGGATGGAGTAGATATCTACTTTGACAATGTTGGTGGAGAAATCAGTGATACAGTAATAAGACAA ATGAATTCAAATAGCCATATTATTTTATGTGGTCAGATATCCCAATATAACAAGGACATGCCCTACCCACCTCCTTTACCTCCAGAGGTAGAAGAAATAAGGAAATCACGGAACATTACTAG AGAAAGATTCCTGGTTTTGAACTACATGGAGAAATTCTCAGCTAGCACTTTGCAGCTTTGTCAGTGGATCAAAGAAGGAAAATTGAAG gtcaaGGAGACAGTTGTGGAAGGCTTAGAAAACATTGGAG CTGCTTTCGTGTCTATGATGAGTGGAGGTAACATTGGAAAACAGATAGTGCTTGTTTCCAAATAA